One part of the Streptomyces ferrugineus genome encodes these proteins:
- a CDS encoding YcnI family copper-binding membrane protein — MKASRIAAVGALAGTTVLALSVPAFAHVGVQPEGTAAKGGYAVVDFKVPNERDNASTTKLEVTFPTDHPLASAMPEPMPGWKIEVTKSKLDKPIELHGEKISEAVSKITWTADGKGIEPGYFEKFPVSIGQLPENTDELVFKAIQTYSNKEVVRWIEVPQEGQDEPENPAPVLALSAAEDGHHGSSSSDKASDSDDAEAASAKTDAAEPADSSDTTARVLGVVGIVVGALGVAYGVLAGRRRTEA, encoded by the coding sequence ATGAAGGCCTCTCGTATCGCCGCCGTGGGCGCCCTCGCCGGCACGACCGTGCTCGCCCTGTCCGTCCCCGCCTTCGCCCACGTCGGCGTGCAGCCCGAGGGCACGGCGGCCAAGGGCGGCTACGCGGTCGTCGACTTCAAGGTGCCCAACGAGCGCGACAACGCCTCGACCACCAAGCTCGAGGTCACCTTCCCGACCGACCACCCGCTGGCCTCCGCCATGCCGGAGCCGATGCCCGGCTGGAAGATCGAGGTCACCAAGTCCAAGCTCGACAAGCCGATCGAGCTGCACGGCGAGAAGATCTCCGAGGCGGTCTCCAAGATCACCTGGACCGCCGACGGCAAGGGCATCGAGCCGGGCTACTTCGAGAAGTTCCCGGTCTCCATCGGCCAGCTTCCCGAGAACACCGACGAACTCGTCTTCAAGGCGATCCAGACCTACTCCAACAAGGAGGTCGTGCGCTGGATCGAGGTCCCGCAGGAGGGCCAGGACGAGCCCGAGAACCCGGCGCCGGTGCTCGCACTGTCCGCCGCCGAGGACGGCCACCACGGCTCGTCCTCCTCCGACAAGGCCTCCGACTCCGACGATGCCGAGGCCGCCTCCGCCAAGACCGACGCCGCCGAGCCGGCCGACAGCAGCGACACCACCGCCCGCGTCCTGGGCGTGGTCGGCATCGTCGTCGGCGCGCTGGGCGTGGCGTACGGCGTGCTCGCCGGCCGTCGGCGCACCGAGGCCTGA
- a CDS encoding aminopeptidase P family protein yields the protein MTVADELTPETLETESEEPIKQRKNGLYPGVSDELAENMKSGWADTELHDLRPIPQAAETAARRAALSARFPGERLVIPAGNLKTRSNDTEYPFRASVEYAYLSGNQTEDGVLVLEPVADGHEATIYLLPRSDRENGEFWLSGQGELWVGRRHSLTEAAKLYGIPASDVRELADKLREATGPVRVVRGYDAGIEAALTDKVTAERDEELRVFLSEARLVKDDFEIGELQKAVDSTVRGFEDVVKVLDKAEATSERYIEGTFFLRARVEGNDVGYGSICAAGPHACTLHWVRNDGPVHSGDLLLLDAGVETHTYYTADVTRTLPINGRYSEIQKKIYDAVYEAQEAGIAAVQPGAKYRNFHDASQRVLAEKLVEWGLVEGPVERVLELGLQRRWTLHGTGHMLGMDVHDCAAARVESYVDGTLEAGMVLTVEPGLYFQADDLTVPEEYRGIGVRIEDDILVTEDGNRNLSAGLPRRSDEVESWMASLKG from the coding sequence ATGACCGTGGCCGACGAGCTCACCCCGGAGACCTTGGAGACCGAGTCCGAGGAGCCCATCAAGCAGCGCAAGAACGGCCTGTACCCGGGCGTGTCCGACGAGCTCGCCGAGAACATGAAGTCCGGCTGGGCCGACACCGAGCTGCACGATCTGCGGCCGATCCCGCAGGCCGCGGAGACCGCGGCGCGGCGCGCCGCGCTGTCGGCGCGGTTCCCGGGCGAGCGCCTGGTGATCCCGGCGGGCAACCTGAAGACCCGCTCGAACGACACGGAGTACCCCTTCCGCGCGTCGGTCGAGTACGCGTACCTCTCGGGCAACCAGACCGAGGACGGCGTACTCGTCCTGGAGCCCGTCGCGGACGGCCACGAGGCGACGATCTACCTGCTGCCCCGCTCCGACCGCGAGAACGGCGAGTTCTGGCTCTCCGGCCAGGGCGAGCTGTGGGTCGGCCGCCGGCACTCCCTCACCGAGGCGGCGAAGCTGTACGGCATCCCCGCCTCCGACGTGCGCGAGCTGGCCGACAAGCTGCGTGAGGCGACGGGTCCCGTACGCGTCGTCCGTGGCTACGACGCCGGCATCGAGGCCGCGCTGACCGACAAGGTCACCGCCGAGCGGGACGAGGAGCTGCGGGTCTTCCTGTCCGAGGCGCGGCTGGTCAAGGACGACTTCGAGATCGGCGAGCTGCAGAAGGCCGTCGACTCCACGGTTCGCGGCTTCGAGGACGTGGTGAAGGTCCTCGACAAGGCCGAGGCGACGAGCGAGCGCTACATCGAGGGCACCTTCTTCCTCCGCGCGCGCGTCGAGGGCAACGACGTCGGCTACGGCTCCATCTGCGCCGCCGGCCCGCACGCCTGCACGCTGCACTGGGTGCGCAACGACGGGCCCGTGCACTCGGGTGACCTGCTGCTGCTCGACGCGGGCGTCGAGACGCACACGTACTACACCGCCGACGTCACGCGCACGCTGCCGATCAACGGCCGCTACAGCGAGATCCAGAAGAAGATCTACGACGCCGTGTACGAGGCCCAGGAGGCCGGTATCGCGGCCGTGCAGCCGGGCGCGAAGTACCGGAACTTCCATGACGCCTCGCAGCGCGTGCTCGCCGAGAAGCTGGTCGAGTGGGGGCTGGTCGAGGGACCGGTGGAGCGGGTGCTGGAGCTCGGTCTCCAGCGGCGCTGGACGCTGCACGGCACCGGGCACATGCTCGGCATGGACGTCCATGACTGCGCCGCCGCGCGCGTGGAGTCGTATGTCGACGGCACTCTGGAGGCGGGCATGGTGCTGACCGTCGAGCCGGGGCTGTACTTCCAGGCCGACGATCTGACGGTGCCGGAGGAGTACCGGGGGATCGGGGTGCGGATCGAGGACGACATCCTGGTGACGGAGGACGGGAACCGGAACCTCAGCGCGGGGCTGCCCCGGCGGTCGGACGAGGTCGAGTCGTGGATGGCCTCTCTGAAGGGCTGA
- a CDS encoding SCO family protein, protein MRKKTFAAAALLAAATLTLSACGNGDDGASPVTVVSEEADADKAAIVLDKPFEKPDLVLTDTSGKKYDLRKETQGKPTLIYFGYTNCPDVCPLTMNNIAVAKKQLPKAEQDELRVVFVTTDPERDTAAALGKWLKGIDPQVVGLTGDFDTIQAGARTLGISIEPPHKDKNGKMVSTHGTQVVAFSPKNDAGYVLYTEDATVDDYTKDLPKLIKGEKP, encoded by the coding sequence ATGCGTAAGAAGACCTTCGCCGCGGCCGCACTGCTCGCCGCCGCCACCCTGACCCTCTCCGCCTGCGGCAACGGCGACGACGGCGCCTCGCCGGTGACCGTGGTCTCCGAGGAGGCCGATGCGGACAAGGCCGCCATCGTCCTCGACAAGCCGTTCGAGAAGCCGGATCTGGTGCTCACCGACACCAGCGGCAAGAAGTACGACCTCCGCAAGGAGACCCAGGGCAAGCCGACGCTGATCTACTTCGGCTACACCAACTGCCCCGACGTCTGCCCGCTGACGATGAACAACATCGCCGTCGCCAAGAAGCAGCTGCCCAAGGCCGAGCAGGACGAGCTGCGCGTCGTGTTCGTCACCACCGACCCCGAGCGCGACACCGCCGCCGCGCTCGGCAAGTGGCTCAAGGGCATCGACCCGCAGGTCGTCGGCCTGACCGGGGACTTCGACACCATCCAGGCCGGCGCCCGCACCCTCGGTATCTCCATCGAGCCGCCGCACAAGGACAAGAACGGCAAGATGGTCTCCACGCACGGCACCCAGGTCGTCGCGTTCTCGCCGAAGAACGACGCCGGGTACGTCCTCTACACCGAGGACGCCACCGTCGACGACTACACCAAGGATCTCCCCAAGCTGATCAAGGGGGAGAAGCCGTGA
- a CDS encoding triphosphoribosyl-dephospho-CoA synthase — MSSREDETLARAAVTALTGQLALAPKPGLPDPRDLGARVTRRDHRMLRWSAKALAPGLAAMAAAARRTGEPTPALRTGEPTPALRTELGAIGRCTEHSVGLAGGGHRGALWALGLLVAAAALDPRADARDIAATAKRIAAHTDRRAPRRPSRGSSVSAKYGAAGARGEARTGFPHVRGALDALTTSRAAGATEEQTRLDALLTVISTLQDTELLYTAGPIGLRHVQAGARTVLEAGGTATEAGARALAALDADLHARAWSPRGSAGLLAGALFLDALPVTARARAA; from the coding sequence ATGAGCAGTCGCGAGGACGAGACGCTGGCGCGGGCCGCCGTGACCGCGCTGACCGGGCAGCTCGCCCTGGCTCCCAAGCCGGGCCTGCCCGACCCGCGCGACCTCGGCGCCCGCGTCACCCGCCGGGACCACCGCATGCTGCGCTGGTCGGCCAAGGCGCTCGCGCCCGGCCTCGCGGCGATGGCCGCCGCCGCCCGGCGCACCGGCGAGCCGACCCCCGCACTGCGCACCGGCGAGCCGACCCCCGCACTGCGCACCGAACTCGGCGCGATCGGCAGATGCACCGAACACTCGGTGGGCCTCGCGGGCGGCGGCCACCGGGGCGCCCTCTGGGCCCTCGGCCTGCTGGTCGCCGCGGCCGCGCTCGACCCCCGGGCTGACGCGCGTGACATCGCCGCGACCGCCAAGCGCATCGCCGCGCACACCGACAGACGCGCCCCGCGCAGGCCCTCCAGGGGCTCCTCGGTGTCCGCGAAGTACGGCGCGGCCGGGGCGCGGGGCGAGGCGAGGACCGGGTTCCCGCACGTACGGGGGGCGTTGGACGCCCTCACCACGTCCCGTGCGGCCGGCGCCACCGAGGAACAGACCCGTCTGGACGCCCTGCTCACCGTGATCTCCACCCTCCAGGACACCGAACTCCTCTACACCGCGGGCCCGATCGGCCTACGGCACGTCCAGGCGGGCGCCCGCACGGTCCTGGAGGCGGGCGGCACGGCCACCGAGGCGGGCGCCCGGGCCCTGGCCGCCCTCGACGCCGACCTGCACGCGCGCGCGTGGAGCCCGCGGGGGAGTGCGGGCCTGCTCGCGGGGGCGCTGTTCCTGGACGCACTGCCCGTCACGGCACGAGCTCGGGCCGCCTGA
- a CDS encoding ATP-binding protein: MSIWWSLHLRREAASVPLARRLLLGTMETAGVDPDISYDLSVALSEACANAVEHGGATTPDGSPQAYRVTAYLDGEKCHIEVTDSGPGFTAPHRAPRPAPSDAEDGRGLCLISELADHVQIGNKPGRGGAVVSFDKILKWREGAPLVAV, translated from the coding sequence ATGAGCATCTGGTGGTCACTCCATCTGCGCCGCGAAGCCGCGAGCGTTCCTCTCGCCCGGCGCCTGCTGCTCGGCACCATGGAGACGGCGGGCGTCGACCCCGACATCTCGTACGACCTCTCCGTCGCCCTGAGCGAGGCCTGCGCCAACGCCGTCGAGCACGGCGGCGCCACCACGCCCGACGGCTCCCCGCAGGCGTACCGCGTCACGGCCTATCTGGACGGCGAGAAGTGCCACATCGAGGTCACCGACTCGGGTCCGGGCTTCACGGCACCGCACCGTGCCCCGCGTCCGGCGCCCTCCGACGCCGAGGACGGCCGGGGCCTGTGCCTCATCAGCGAACTCGCCGACCACGTCCAGATCGGCAACAAGCCGGGGCGGGGCGGGGCGGTGGTGAGCTTCGACAAGATCCTCAAGTGGCGTGAGGGCGCCCCTCTGGTGGCGGTGTAG
- the pdxR gene encoding MocR-like pyridoxine biosynthesis transcription factor PdxR, with translation MDLHLELTAADGRRAGLERALRDAVRDGRLAPGEPLPATRRLASELGISRNTVKAAYDQLVAEGYLTARQGSGTQVASLPALAAEPPEAATRARAPRFDLRPGSPDVGAFPAAAWLRALRRAIATAPSLAYDYGDPRGRAELRTALSGYLGRARGVIAPPERIVITSGYVQGLALLTRVLEGGVIAMEDPGLPFHREVVRRNGGLVVPVRVDERGACAQELGDCAAVVVTSAHQYPTGVTLHPERRRALTDWARARGGLIVEDDYDGEFRYDRQPVGALQGMAPGRVVYLGTASKTLGPALRLGWMVLPPQLVDAVADAKLHSDHHTESIGQLALAELIDSHAYDRHVRACRLRYRRRRDRLVDRLGARRQVRGIAAGLHALVAVDDEARVLARAAAEGLAVGRLGEHWHGPGGGVGRPQGLVVGYGTPREQVYPEALEVLGKVLEDG, from the coding sequence GTGGACCTGCATCTGGAACTGACCGCCGCTGACGGGCGCCGTGCAGGGTTGGAGAGGGCTCTGCGTGATGCCGTGCGGGACGGGCGGCTCGCTCCCGGGGAACCGTTGCCCGCCACCCGACGGCTCGCCTCCGAGCTCGGGATCTCGCGGAACACCGTGAAGGCCGCTTACGACCAACTCGTCGCCGAGGGTTACCTGACCGCGCGACAGGGCTCAGGCACCCAGGTCGCCTCGCTGCCCGCCCTCGCCGCCGAACCGCCGGAGGCCGCCACGCGCGCGCGTGCGCCGCGTTTCGATCTGCGGCCGGGGAGTCCGGACGTGGGGGCGTTTCCGGCGGCCGCCTGGTTGCGGGCGTTGCGGCGGGCCATCGCCACGGCGCCCTCACTGGCGTACGACTACGGCGATCCGCGTGGTCGTGCCGAGCTGCGGACCGCGCTGTCGGGGTACCTGGGGCGGGCGCGTGGGGTGATCGCGCCGCCGGAGCGGATCGTGATCACTTCCGGGTATGTGCAGGGGCTGGCGCTCCTCACGCGCGTGCTGGAGGGCGGCGTCATCGCCATGGAGGATCCGGGGCTGCCGTTCCATCGGGAGGTGGTGCGGCGCAACGGGGGCCTCGTCGTGCCCGTGCGGGTGGACGAACGGGGGGCCTGTGCGCAGGAGTTGGGGGACTGCGCGGCCGTGGTCGTCACGTCGGCGCACCAGTATCCGACCGGTGTGACGCTGCACCCCGAGCGGCGGCGGGCGCTCACCGACTGGGCACGCGCGCGTGGCGGGCTGATCGTCGAGGACGACTACGACGGGGAGTTCCGCTACGACCGGCAGCCCGTGGGCGCGTTGCAGGGGATGGCGCCGGGGCGGGTGGTGTATCTGGGGACGGCCTCGAAGACCTTGGGGCCCGCGCTGCGGCTCGGGTGGATGGTGCTGCCGCCGCAGCTCGTCGACGCCGTGGCCGATGCCAAGCTGCACAGTGACCATCACACCGAGTCCATCGGCCAGTTGGCGCTCGCCGAGCTGATCGACAGCCATGCGTACGACCGCCATGTGCGGGCCTGCCGGCTGCGGTACCGCAGGCGCCGGGACCGGCTTGTGGACCGGCTGGGGGCGCGTCGGCAGGTGCGCGGGATCGCGGCCGGGCTGCACGCGCTGGTGGCGGTCGACGACGAGGCGCGGGTGCTGGCGCGGGCGGCGGCGGAAGGGCTCGCGGTGGGGCGGCTGGGGGAGCACTGGCATGGGCCGGGTGGCGGCGTGGGGCGGCCGCAGGGGCTCGTCGTGGGATACGGGACGCCCCGGGAGCAGGTGTATCCGGAGGCGTTGGAGGTGCTGGGGAAGGTGTTGGAGGACGGCTGA
- a CDS encoding MFS transporter: MTNTLVPPAGPPRLLAYAQLSNSVGDGAYYTTSALYFTQVVGLAPARVGLGLTVGWAVGSLVGVPLGRLADRRGPRGTAVLLALATGLAVASFTVVRGFWPFVLAACAYAAAQSGLAAARQALLAGLVPAGERTGLLAHLQSTLNAGLAVGAGLGGLALHAGTRAAYLGVFALDAVSFVVCAGLLLRLPSVRPGLPAPMVRNRGGLGVLRDRPYALVALLNTVLLLRLPLLSLVLPLWITRRTEAPAWLVSALFVLNTGAVMLFQVRAARGVTGLATATRAVRRAGWVMLAACVVFALSAGASLWVAVGVLVVGAVLQVVAEMDQSAGSWQLSFDLAPEGRVGEYQGLFGTGVTVARTLGPLLLTTLLVEWGTPGWLLLGGAMLAASYAMGPAARLAAGRRAEDRIRRPELVP, from the coding sequence ATGACGAACACGCTCGTCCCGCCCGCCGGTCCACCGCGCCTCCTGGCCTACGCCCAGTTGAGCAACTCGGTCGGCGACGGCGCCTACTACACGACGTCGGCCCTCTACTTCACCCAGGTCGTCGGTCTCGCCCCCGCGCGCGTGGGGCTCGGGCTGACCGTCGGCTGGGCGGTGGGCTCGCTGGTCGGGGTGCCGCTGGGACGGCTCGCCGACCGGCGGGGCCCGCGCGGTACGGCGGTGCTGCTGGCCCTCGCGACGGGGCTCGCGGTGGCGTCCTTCACGGTCGTGCGCGGCTTCTGGCCGTTCGTGCTGGCCGCGTGCGCGTACGCCGCCGCGCAGTCCGGGCTCGCGGCGGCCCGGCAGGCGCTGCTGGCGGGGCTGGTGCCGGCCGGGGAGCGCACCGGGCTGCTGGCTCATCTGCAGTCGACGCTCAACGCCGGTCTGGCGGTGGGCGCGGGGCTGGGCGGGCTGGCGCTGCACGCCGGGACGCGGGCGGCGTATCTCGGGGTGTTCGCGCTGGACGCGGTGAGCTTCGTGGTGTGCGCGGGGCTGTTGCTGCGGCTGCCGTCCGTGCGGCCGGGGCTCCCGGCGCCCATGGTGCGAAACCGTGGCGGCCTGGGCGTCCTGCGCGACCGGCCGTACGCTCTCGTCGCGCTGCTCAACACCGTGCTGCTGCTCCGGCTGCCGCTGCTCAGCCTCGTCCTGCCGCTGTGGATCACCCGCCGGACCGAGGCACCGGCCTGGCTGGTCTCGGCGCTCTTCGTGCTCAACACCGGTGCGGTGATGCTGTTCCAGGTCAGGGCGGCGCGCGGCGTCACGGGGCTCGCCACCGCCACGCGCGCGGTGCGGCGCGCGGGGTGGGTGATGCTGGCCGCGTGCGTGGTGTTCGCGCTGTCGGCGGGCGCCTCCCTGTGGGTGGCCGTCGGGGTCCTGGTGGTGGGCGCGGTGCTTCAAGTGGTCGCCGAGATGGACCAGTCGGCGGGTTCCTGGCAGCTGTCGTTCGATCTGGCTCCGGAGGGCCGCGTGGGCGAGTACCAGGGCCTGTTCGGGACCGGCGTCACCGTCGCCCGCACCCTCGGCCCGCTCCTGCTGACGACCCTGCTGGTGGAGTGGGGGACGCCGGGCTGGCTGCTGCTGGGCGGGGCCATGCTGGCCGCGTCGTACGCGATGGGACCGGCGGCGCGTCTGGCCGCCGGTCGCCGGGCGGAGGACCGGATCAGGCGGCCCGAGCTCGTGCCGTGA
- a CDS encoding serine hydrolase domain-containing protein: MNRRKFLGAAAAGAGVSLMPRVATAAEGELGARVRRCLDRALAAGSPSVVCGVIRGTQRHVAGASKKGPAPGGRTVFQLGSITKTLTATALARAVCSGRVRLDSPLVLPPAFPVPRKGPRRITLADLATHTSGLPSLPPNLLAHADPYDPYAHYRLDDVAAGLAETALSTEPGSTYQYSNLGYGLLGQALAFDDVDAMLRRKVAVPLRLTDTTTTLRPDMASRKAVGHLEGEPVPDWHDRVLSGAGTSMFSTADDMIRYLDAQLRPERSPLRDAIELTQRPHFTADQDLRIGLGWHISTLPGGRTMTWHNGGTGGFSTCAAFERRSRTAVVMMVNTFSEEADDSPRPVDALTFGLLAELIELVEA; the protein is encoded by the coding sequence ATGAACCGACGGAAGTTCCTGGGCGCGGCGGCGGCCGGAGCGGGTGTGTCGTTGATGCCGCGGGTCGCCACCGCGGCCGAGGGCGAGCTGGGCGCGCGGGTGCGGCGTTGTCTGGACCGTGCGCTGGCCGCCGGCAGCCCGAGCGTGGTGTGCGGAGTCATCCGGGGCACACAGCGACATGTGGCGGGCGCGTCCAAGAAGGGCCCCGCGCCCGGCGGCAGGACGGTGTTCCAGCTCGGCTCGATCACCAAGACCCTCACCGCCACGGCGCTCGCGCGCGCGGTGTGCTCGGGCAGGGTCCGCCTCGACTCGCCGCTCGTCCTGCCGCCCGCGTTCCCCGTCCCGCGCAAAGGCCCCCGGCGGATCACCCTGGCCGACCTGGCGACGCACACCTCCGGTCTGCCCTCGCTGCCTCCGAACCTCCTGGCGCACGCGGATCCCTACGACCCGTACGCGCACTACAGGTTGGACGACGTGGCCGCCGGTCTCGCCGAGACGGCCCTGAGCACCGAGCCGGGCAGCACCTACCAGTACTCGAACCTCGGATACGGGCTGCTCGGCCAGGCGCTGGCCTTCGACGACGTGGACGCGATGCTGCGGCGAAAGGTGGCCGTGCCGCTGCGCCTGACCGACACCACGACGACGCTGAGGCCGGACATGGCCTCCCGCAAGGCCGTCGGGCATCTGGAGGGCGAGCCCGTTCCCGACTGGCACGATCGAGTGCTCAGCGGCGCGGGCACCTCCATGTTCAGCACCGCCGACGACATGATCCGCTACCTCGACGCGCAACTGCGTCCGGAGCGCTCACCGTTGCGGGACGCGATCGAGCTGACCCAGCGCCCTCACTTCACCGCGGACCAGGACCTGCGGATCGGGCTGGGCTGGCACATCAGCACGCTGCCCGGTGGCCGGACCATGACCTGGCACAACGGCGGCACCGGCGGATTCAGCACCTGCGCGGCGTTCGAAAGGCGGAGCAGGACGGCGGTGGTCATGATGGTCAACACCTTCAGCGAGGAGGCCGACGACTCGCCCCGCCCGGTGGACGCGCTGACCTTCGGCCTGCTGGCCGAACTCATCGAACTCGTCGAAGCCTGA